The Halomicronema hongdechloris C2206 genome includes a window with the following:
- a CDS encoding DUF1643 domain-containing protein, whose amino-acid sequence MLQKSIQRTAVFDPSGRYRYRLERYWHPMDARLTLIMLNPSRADAKDDDPTLRRCIGLAQRWGYGGLVVVNLFAYCTADPRALKQAQNPIGVDTDAYLLEAAAEATTIGLAWGNGGGFMGRDRIVCQLLSPYRAQWHCLGRTQTGHPRHPLYVPRSVTLIPWSPEVS is encoded by the coding sequence ATGTTGCAGAAATCAATTCAACGCACCGCCGTCTTTGACCCCAGTGGTCGTTATCGTTATCGATTGGAACGCTACTGGCATCCCATGGATGCCAGGCTAACGCTGATTATGCTGAACCCCAGTCGAGCCGATGCCAAGGACGATGATCCCACCCTGCGGCGGTGTATCGGTTTGGCGCAGAGATGGGGGTATGGGGGCCTGGTAGTCGTCAATCTGTTTGCTTACTGCACGGCTGACCCGCGAGCCTTAAAACAGGCCCAGAATCCCATCGGGGTAGACACCGATGCCTACTTACTCGAGGCTGCTGCTGAGGCGACTACGATTGGGTTGGCCTGGGGCAACGGTGGTGGTTTTATGGGCCGCGATCGCATCGTCTGCCAACTGCTATCCCCCTACCGAGCCCAGTGGCACTGCCTGGGACGCACCCAAACCGGTCACCCTCGCCACCCGCTCTATGTGCCGCGCTCAGTCACCCTAATACCCTGGAGCCCTGAGGTCAGCTAA